A single genomic interval of Vibrio maritimus harbors:
- a CDS encoding LysR family transcriptional regulator produces MINTTWLNTFKTLVEIGHFTQTAEKLFMTQPGVSQHIKKLEASLNAELITREGKTFELTEQGRLVYNYACDLAKQEASLLEKLKYDDPESGNLSFSASGAISTALYPKLLRLQTQYPGLRVNIEAAPNRRVIESVTNGTIDSGIVTAVPQHPDLSSEYLGQLELCLIGSKASVSNLSPRDALEQLGVIDHPDAQYYLQKLFDQSGLEELEEAEWQDFRKVSYINQHSQILQPVSMGIGVTVLPKVAIEYSEYKDKVDIWPTAELVSEPLYFVKKKRKQLAARYSFLLEVIKETEFS; encoded by the coding sequence ATGATTAACACAACTTGGCTTAATACGTTTAAAACTCTAGTAGAGATTGGTCACTTTACCCAGACTGCAGAAAAGCTGTTTATGACTCAGCCAGGTGTGAGTCAGCACATTAAAAAGCTCGAAGCGAGTCTCAATGCGGAACTGATCACAAGAGAAGGGAAAACATTCGAACTGACGGAGCAAGGGCGACTGGTTTATAACTACGCATGTGACCTAGCCAAGCAAGAAGCCTCACTACTTGAAAAGCTCAAATACGATGACCCTGAATCAGGAAATCTCAGCTTTTCTGCCTCAGGTGCAATAAGCACTGCGTTGTACCCAAAATTGCTCCGTCTACAAACTCAATACCCTGGTTTGCGTGTCAATATTGAAGCAGCTCCAAACAGGCGAGTAATAGAGAGCGTCACCAACGGAACGATAGACTCTGGCATCGTTACCGCGGTACCCCAACATCCAGACTTGTCCTCGGAGTATTTGGGGCAGCTTGAGTTATGTCTGATTGGCTCCAAAGCCTCCGTGTCTAACCTTAGTCCGCGTGACGCGCTTGAGCAGTTGGGCGTGATTGACCACCCAGATGCTCAGTACTACTTACAAAAGCTATTTGATCAGAGCGGGCTCGAAGAACTCGAAGAGGCTGAGTGGCAGGATTTTAGAAAAGTCAGCTATATCAACCAACATAGCCAAATTCTGCAGCCTGTTTCGATGGGAATTGGAGTTACCGTCTTGCCTAAGGTCGCTATCGAATACTCAGAGTACAAGGATAAAGTCGACATTTGGCCAACCGCAGAGTTGGTGAGTGAACCGCTATACTTTGTGAAGAAGAAACGTAAACAGCTGGCGGCGCGTTATTCGTTTCTTCTTGAGGTCATTAAAGAGACGGAGTTTTCCTAA
- the clcA gene encoding H(+)/Cl(-) exchange transporter ClcA: MTKREKIKQSLLAHVPKETINQFLSRDKTPISVLLLSCVVGVFAGLVGTLFELGVHFVTETRTDWLKDEIGSVLPLWLLAFLISALLAFVGFFLVHKFAPEAAGSGIPEIEGAMDNMRPVRWWRVLPVKFFGGLGALGSGMVLGREGPTVQMGGNIARMVTDIFRVKNDDSRHTLLASGAAGGLAAAFNAPLAGIMFVVEEMRPHFRYSLISIKAVLISAVTATIVFRAINGQHAVITMPQYNSPDLQVLWLFLLLGALFGGFGVVFNRLVTVFQDLFVRIHKNDLKRFLFTGSMIGGTFGLLLLYVPELTGGGIGLIPEITNGSFSAQVLILLFIGRVLTTLICFGSGAPGGIFAPMLALGTSFGYAFGLVAHTLFPELPIEPGVFAIAGMGALFAATVRAPITGILLVIEMTNNYHLILPLIITAVGATIVAQMLGGQPIYSQLLHRTIKNEKLQQVDLPRKE; this comes from the coding sequence ATGACCAAAAGAGAGAAAATTAAACAGTCGTTACTTGCCCACGTGCCAAAAGAAACGATCAATCAATTTCTCTCTAGAGACAAAACACCGATTTCAGTTCTTCTTCTGTCATGTGTGGTCGGCGTATTTGCTGGGCTCGTTGGAACTCTTTTTGAGCTGGGTGTTCATTTCGTTACCGAAACCCGAACGGATTGGCTAAAAGACGAAATAGGCTCCGTTTTGCCGCTATGGTTACTTGCTTTTCTTATCAGTGCTCTACTCGCGTTCGTCGGTTTTTTTTTGGTCCATAAGTTTGCCCCTGAAGCAGCGGGGTCAGGTATTCCAGAGATCGAAGGCGCGATGGATAATATGCGCCCTGTTCGTTGGTGGCGAGTTTTACCTGTAAAGTTCTTTGGTGGTCTTGGAGCCCTCGGCTCAGGCATGGTATTGGGACGTGAGGGCCCTACCGTTCAAATGGGTGGTAATATTGCCCGTATGGTGACGGATATATTTCGGGTGAAAAACGATGATAGTCGCCATACCCTTCTGGCCTCTGGTGCTGCGGGTGGTCTTGCCGCTGCGTTCAATGCCCCTCTAGCAGGCATTATGTTTGTTGTTGAGGAGATGCGCCCACATTTTCGCTACTCCCTTATCTCTATCAAAGCCGTGTTGATTTCTGCGGTGACGGCAACCATTGTTTTTCGCGCCATCAATGGGCAACACGCGGTCATTACCATGCCGCAATACAACTCGCCTGACCTACAAGTACTATGGCTATTCCTGTTACTTGGGGCCTTGTTTGGTGGATTTGGGGTTGTGTTTAATCGCCTAGTGACGGTATTTCAGGACTTGTTTGTTCGTATTCATAAAAACGACCTAAAGCGTTTCCTTTTCACAGGCTCAATGATTGGCGGTACGTTTGGCTTATTGCTACTGTATGTACCAGAACTTACTGGCGGGGGCATAGGTTTAATCCCCGAAATAACCAACGGGAGTTTTAGTGCTCAAGTCTTGATACTTCTCTTCATCGGACGGGTTCTGACAACGCTTATCTGTTTTGGCTCGGGTGCGCCTGGCGGTATATTTGCGCCAATGTTGGCGCTTGGTACTTCCTTTGGTTACGCTTTTGGCCTAGTCGCACATACCCTTTTCCCAGAGCTTCCCATAGAGCCGGGAGTGTTCGCTATCGCAGGAATGGGAGCGCTATTTGCTGCCACTGTGCGTGCGCCAATCACAGGAATTTTGTTGGTTATCGAAATGACCAATAACTATCACTTGATATTACCTTTGATCATCACAGCGGTTGGCGCTACCATCGTCGCCCAGATGCTTGGTGGCCAACCTATCTATAGCCAACTTCTACATCGCACCATTAAAAACGAAAAACTCCAGCAAGTTGATCTACCTAGAAAAGAGTGA
- a CDS encoding lactoylglutathione lyase family protein translates to MISPNTNPTYPRTFSHIGISVPDLEAAVKFYTEVLGWYLIMPPTDVTEDDSAIGVMCTDVFGAGWKHFRIAHMSTGDRIGVELFQFDNQENPEDNFEYWKTGIFHFCVQDPDVEGLADKIVAAGGKRRMKEPRYYYPGEKPYRMIYMEDPFGNILEIYSHSYELHYSSGAYTG, encoded by the coding sequence ATGATTTCACCCAACACAAATCCCACCTATCCACGTACTTTTAGCCATATCGGAATATCAGTGCCCGACTTGGAAGCTGCTGTGAAATTCTACACTGAGGTTTTAGGCTGGTACTTGATCATGCCACCAACCGATGTCACTGAAGATGATTCCGCAATAGGAGTAATGTGTACCGACGTATTTGGGGCAGGGTGGAAGCACTTCCGTATCGCTCATATGTCGACAGGTGATCGCATTGGTGTCGAGTTATTCCAGTTCGATAATCAAGAAAACCCAGAGGATAACTTCGAGTATTGGAAAACCGGAATATTCCATTTCTGTGTACAAGACCCAGACGTGGAGGGGCTAGCGGACAAAATAGTAGCTGCTGGTGGCAAACGAAGAATGAAAGAGCCTCGCTACTACTATCCGGGAGAGAAGCCTTATCGCATGATCTACATGGAAGACCCGTTTGGCAATATTCTAGAGATTTACTCTCACAGTTATGAGTTGCATTACTCAAGTGGCGCTTACACAGGCTAG
- the moeB gene encoding molybdopterin-synthase adenylyltransferase MoeB — MDILSDEEMLRYNRQIILKNFDFDGQEALKQSSILIIGAGGLGCAASQYLATAGVGTITLVDDDKVEVSNLQRQVLHSDETVGQNKVDSAKLSLCKLNPFITVNTVAKRLSDKELEQQILQHSLVLDATDNVETRNQLNRLCYQHKKPLVCGAAIRMEGQVSVFTYQDDALPCYACLSALFGDTSLSCVEAGVMSPIVGIIGATQALEAIKVLANYGQPKIGKLMLFDGLTLTWREMGLPKSKSCQVCG, encoded by the coding sequence TTGGATATTCTCTCTGATGAAGAGATGCTTCGATACAATCGGCAGATCATTCTCAAGAACTTCGATTTTGATGGACAAGAAGCGCTTAAACAGTCTTCAATCTTAATTATTGGAGCTGGCGGATTAGGTTGCGCAGCAAGTCAGTACCTCGCTACTGCAGGTGTTGGCACCATCACCTTAGTCGATGATGATAAAGTGGAGGTGTCGAACCTTCAGCGTCAAGTCCTCCACTCTGACGAGACGGTAGGACAAAACAAAGTAGACTCCGCCAAACTATCACTGTGTAAACTCAACCCCTTCATCACTGTCAATACAGTCGCTAAGCGACTGAGCGATAAAGAGCTTGAGCAGCAAATCCTTCAGCATTCATTGGTTTTAGATGCAACAGACAATGTTGAGACACGAAATCAACTTAACCGTCTTTGTTATCAGCATAAAAAACCTTTGGTGTGTGGTGCGGCTATCCGCATGGAAGGACAAGTGTCGGTATTTACCTACCAAGATGATGCTTTGCCCTGCTATGCGTGTTTGAGCGCTCTATTTGGCGACACGAGCCTGAGCTGTGTTGAAGCTGGCGTGATGTCTCCAATAGTCGGTATTATCGGAGCGACACAAGCGCTCGAAGCCATTAAGGTACTTGCGAACTATGGTCAACCAAAGATCGGAAAGCTGATGTTGTTTGATGGCCTTACCTTAACTTGGCGTGAAATGGGGCTTCCTAAGTCCAAATCCTGCCAAGTTTGTGGTTAA
- a CDS encoding sulfurtransferase, which produces MTDTLISPQWLKTQLDNNPDTIVLDASIEFQIPLEPNKDKSGVIPTAQRFDYDNEFCDPQASLPHMMPSEARFNELAGNLGITPESTIVVYDNSGTFASPRAWWMLKSLGLKHVHVLSGGLPAWKAAGYSVDENYSARNTSTLSQPIDGNYFIAAEQVLQYSDNKCARIVDARSLARFKGETPEPREGIRSGHIPNSVCLPFAELMEEGTLKPLEELAPLFSSISASKREHLVFSCGSGVTACILALGAYLCGYTNLSVYDGSWTEWGQRTDLPVQL; this is translated from the coding sequence ATGACAGATACCCTCATCTCTCCGCAGTGGTTAAAAACGCAACTAGATAACAATCCAGATACCATTGTTTTAGACGCCAGTATTGAATTCCAAATCCCGCTCGAACCCAATAAAGATAAGAGTGGAGTCATTCCAACCGCCCAGCGCTTTGATTACGACAATGAGTTCTGTGACCCGCAAGCATCACTACCCCACATGATGCCGTCTGAAGCGCGTTTCAATGAACTCGCAGGTAACCTCGGAATTACGCCAGAAAGCACCATTGTCGTCTACGACAACTCAGGAACATTTGCCTCACCTCGTGCATGGTGGATGTTGAAATCTCTCGGTCTTAAGCACGTGCATGTCTTGTCCGGTGGTCTACCAGCATGGAAGGCGGCGGGTTATTCTGTTGATGAAAACTACAGTGCGCGAAACACCTCTACACTATCGCAACCCATTGATGGCAACTATTTCATCGCCGCTGAGCAAGTGTTGCAATACTCAGATAACAAGTGCGCACGTATCGTTGACGCTCGTTCACTAGCACGCTTCAAAGGCGAAACTCCCGAACCGCGTGAGGGAATCCGTAGCGGTCACATTCCAAACTCGGTGTGCCTACCGTTTGCAGAATTAATGGAGGAAGGTACTCTCAAACCCCTTGAAGAGCTTGCTCCATTGTTTTCGTCTATCAGTGCAAGCAAGCGTGAACATCTAGTGTTTAGTTGTGGGTCGGGTGTGACAGCGTGTATTTTGGCGCTAGGAGCGTACTTGTGTGGCTACACTAACTTGTCTGTGTACGACGGGTCATGGACCGAGTGGGGTCAGCGCACTGACCTACCGGTCCAACTTTAA
- the folE gene encoding GTP cyclohydrolase I FolE: MSGLRESAKLVKEALSERGLETPMLPNEVTREEKKERIEHHMREILTLLQLDLADDSLMETPHRIAKMYVDEIFSGLDYSNFPKITVIENKMDVSEMVRVKDITVTSTCEHHLVTIDGKAAVAYIPRGKIIGLSKINRIVRFFAQRPQVQERMTQQILVALQTLLETDDVAVTMDAVHYCVKSRGVMDATSETTTTALGGIFKSNPATRHEFLHGLR; this comes from the coding sequence ATGTCAGGTTTAAGAGAGTCAGCAAAATTGGTGAAAGAAGCGTTGTCAGAACGTGGACTGGAAACCCCAATGTTGCCGAATGAAGTAACAAGAGAAGAAAAGAAAGAGCGTATCGAGCATCACATGCGTGAGATCTTGACCCTCCTTCAACTTGACCTTGCGGATGATAGTTTGATGGAGACGCCACATCGCATTGCTAAGATGTACGTGGATGAGATTTTTTCAGGCCTAGATTACAGTAACTTCCCAAAAATCACCGTCATCGAAAACAAGATGGATGTCAGTGAAATGGTGCGAGTAAAAGACATTACTGTGACCAGTACCTGTGAACATCACTTAGTGACTATCGATGGTAAAGCAGCTGTCGCTTACATCCCACGCGGCAAGATCATCGGCCTATCGAAAATCAATCGAATCGTCAGATTTTTCGCTCAGCGCCCTCAAGTGCAAGAACGCATGACGCAACAAATTTTAGTCGCGCTACAAACCTTGCTAGAAACCGATGACGTTGCGGTAACGATGGATGCGGTACACTACTGCGTGAAATCTCGTGGCGTTATGGACGCAACGAGTGAGACAACAACAACAGCGCTTGGCGGTATTTTCAAATCAAATCCTGCAACACGCCATGAGTTTCTGCATGGTTTGCGCTAA
- the moeA gene encoding molybdopterin molybdotransferase MoeA, with product MGCCDAPGLMPIEEALDKMLTPITPISDTLTLPLAEALGYVLAEDILSPINVPPFDNSAMDGYAIRLSDLEQNTTMPMVGKSFAGAPFEGEWPALTTVRIMTGAKIPEGCDAVIMQENTSVEGDNITFSQPSVKANMNIRPTGDDICANDIVLKKGARLTARDIPMIATLGISHISVYRKPKVAFFSTGDELKPLGTELEAGQIYDSNRYGIKPLIENFGCEAIDLGIIPDCQDTLKATFEQAQQQADVVITSGGVSVGEADYTKDILEELGQIGFWKLAIKPGKPFAFGELDNAWFCGLPGNPVSAVLTMYVLVQPLIAKLAGNTEWKQPESIPATTRSAFKKAPGRTDYQRGIYTIENGQFVVETTGNQSSGAFRSMSLANCFVVLERERGSIEVGETVQIQLFNPTLY from the coding sequence ATGGGTTGCTGCGACGCACCAGGCTTAATGCCTATCGAAGAAGCATTGGATAAAATGCTCACTCCAATCACCCCTATTTCTGACACCCTAACCCTTCCGCTAGCTGAAGCATTAGGCTATGTACTGGCTGAAGACATTCTGTCACCTATTAATGTTCCACCGTTTGATAACTCAGCAATGGATGGATACGCCATTCGCTTGAGCGATCTCGAGCAAAATACCACCATGCCTATGGTCGGAAAATCATTTGCTGGCGCTCCCTTCGAAGGTGAGTGGCCTGCATTAACAACTGTACGCATCATGACCGGGGCGAAAATCCCTGAAGGTTGTGACGCAGTCATCATGCAAGAGAACACCAGTGTAGAAGGTGACAACATCACGTTTTCTCAGCCTAGTGTCAAAGCTAACATGAACATTCGCCCTACCGGCGATGATATTTGTGCCAACGACATTGTGCTAAAGAAAGGTGCTCGTTTAACCGCTCGTGATATTCCTATGATAGCCACACTTGGCATCAGTCATATTAGTGTCTATCGCAAACCAAAAGTCGCGTTCTTTTCAACCGGTGATGAGCTCAAGCCTTTAGGCACCGAACTCGAAGCAGGTCAAATATACGACAGCAACCGATACGGTATTAAGCCACTCATTGAAAACTTTGGTTGCGAAGCCATTGACCTAGGTATCATCCCTGATTGTCAGGACACACTTAAAGCGACATTCGAGCAAGCTCAACAACAAGCAGATGTTGTCATTACGTCAGGTGGTGTGAGCGTTGGCGAAGCAGATTACACTAAAGACATTCTTGAAGAACTTGGTCAAATTGGCTTCTGGAAACTTGCTATTAAGCCTGGTAAACCATTCGCGTTCGGTGAACTTGATAATGCTTGGTTCTGCGGTTTACCTGGCAACCCTGTATCAGCCGTATTGACTATGTATGTACTGGTACAGCCACTCATTGCAAAGCTTGCAGGCAACACAGAGTGGAAACAGCCTGAATCGATCCCTGCGACAACCCGCAGCGCATTTAAAAAAGCACCGGGTAGAACAGACTACCAACGTGGTATCTATACTATTGAGAATGGTCAGTTCGTCGTAGAAACAACGGGTAACCAAAGTTCAGGTGCGTTCCGTTCGATGAGCCTTGCTAACTGCTTTGTCGTGCTTGAAAGAGAGCGTGGCTCAATCGAAGTTGGTGAAACGGTCCAGATTCAACTGTTCAACCCTACGCTTTACTAA
- a CDS encoding TDT family transporter: protein MIGLGHAWALYIPEIGKQIQPILAALGAILLLPVLIKYLLNRHIFSADIKNPLTGSLMAPMSMALLILCDYLAVIQPIVAYPLWFAALTLHVSMAVLFFFHQIKNFRMSNIVPSWFLYPVGLISSSLAGTQFGHTVYSETIASVCITIYFFMLPLVLYRLVFEGMLRKRARPTLAIMAAPINLTLSAYLVNFPEPDPILTGALAGIAITMTMLIYLCYFRLLKLKFQPSIAAITFPSVISSIAMHRLTTFFEAEHPHWHWLHNFGFLELTVATLAVVWVSVGFVKMYWPELGRSS, encoded by the coding sequence ATGATCGGCTTAGGGCATGCTTGGGCGCTGTATATTCCTGAAATAGGTAAACAGATTCAGCCTATATTAGCGGCATTAGGCGCTATTCTACTGCTACCGGTATTAATCAAATACCTACTGAATAGACATATCTTCTCGGCGGATATTAAGAATCCCTTAACAGGTAGTTTGATGGCGCCAATGAGCATGGCGCTCTTAATTCTCTGTGACTACCTCGCGGTTATTCAACCAATCGTAGCCTATCCCCTCTGGTTTGCCGCATTAACACTTCATGTATCGATGGCTGTGTTATTTTTCTTCCACCAAATAAAAAACTTCCGAATGTCGAATATAGTGCCTAGTTGGTTTCTCTATCCAGTGGGCCTAATCAGTAGTTCATTGGCTGGAACACAATTTGGGCACACCGTTTACTCGGAAACTATTGCATCAGTTTGTATTACTATTTACTTTTTTATGTTGCCGCTTGTTCTATACCGTTTGGTATTCGAAGGGATGCTAAGAAAACGGGCAAGACCCACTTTGGCCATTATGGCAGCTCCGATCAACCTCACATTATCTGCATACTTAGTCAATTTTCCCGAACCTGATCCTATACTCACTGGGGCGTTAGCTGGTATCGCCATCACAATGACTATGCTGATCTATTTGTGCTACTTCCGATTACTGAAGCTCAAATTCCAGCCTTCAATAGCAGCAATTACGTTTCCCTCAGTCATTAGTTCTATTGCGATGCATAGACTTACCACGTTTTTTGAAGCCGAGCACCCACATTGGCACTGGCTACATAATTTTGGATTTCTCGAACTGACTGTGGCCACGTTAGCAGTGGTTTGGGTGAGTGTAGGATTTGTAAAAATGTACTGGCCTGAGCTTGGTAGAAGTAGCTAA
- a CDS encoding hybrid sensor histidine kinase/response regulator has protein sequence MNRIQKIYSYAEPNTTLVVVMGGLGYPVYYWVWDTLYPQPYENLWLRLLCSLAVFVLAFRGVMTNRLKKVVPYYYLVSIGFCLPFFFSYMMFMNGWNDVWVLSFMSSIFLHILLVYDTRVMLLQALICVMCAAIFAHFNLPDGVNFSDHLVYLPIFAFTYLFGNLFYFRNQTEHEAKFTVARSFGAGIAHEMRNPLSALLSSFEVIKSIIPSGNSSYRNTYQLNAQEIQILNDIIDDSMKAIWTGNETIDLLLTSIDQNRVSTSTFCKLNAKSIVDNAVDSFSYKNAADKRLVFFDIKEDFSYFGSDTLLKYVVYNLLKNSFRHRGAGKFNIVISSKATENGNSILFRDTGIGIEPELIKNIFDDFYTTGKNGTFGLGLSFCKKVMRSFGGTIVCRSSVGEWTEFELCFPNYSSTAVKNIKTELVKAKSVLFIGDEKSDVATELIKLQGITQMKVEFVSLEDACERDEHHFEYSLILIDGEFNSNGWSLMSRLEGKLGFTEARIVFLNEEDATRNLYFQRYVNIVLNSRETFISQPLATLDYLLFDSLEDDEPEQAYNEISTKKTVMIVDDNHSLRSITSIMLEKQGLHVIQAENGQVALDVLDEEDVHLILMDVEMPVLDGLSATRKIRESNMPYSSVPIVGYTGDKSEETVVQINQSGMNDYIVKPTPKDELIDKVATWL, from the coding sequence ATGAACAGAATTCAAAAAATCTACAGTTATGCTGAGCCTAATACGACTCTGGTCGTGGTGATGGGTGGGCTTGGTTACCCTGTATACTATTGGGTATGGGATACGCTCTATCCTCAGCCCTACGAAAACTTATGGCTGAGACTGCTCTGCTCGTTAGCGGTTTTCGTTTTAGCATTTCGTGGCGTGATGACCAATAGATTAAAGAAGGTGGTTCCATATTATTACCTAGTTTCCATAGGTTTTTGTCTTCCTTTTTTCTTCTCCTACATGATGTTTATGAATGGCTGGAATGATGTATGGGTATTATCATTTATGTCATCTATATTTCTGCATATTCTCTTGGTTTATGATACTAGAGTTATGCTATTGCAGGCGTTAATCTGTGTAATGTGCGCGGCTATATTTGCCCATTTTAATTTACCTGACGGTGTGAACTTTTCTGACCATCTGGTATATTTGCCTATCTTCGCGTTTACGTATTTATTTGGCAATCTGTTTTATTTTCGAAACCAAACAGAACATGAAGCTAAATTTACTGTTGCCAGATCGTTTGGTGCAGGTATTGCCCATGAAATGCGAAACCCACTAAGTGCATTGTTGTCTTCATTTGAAGTGATTAAGAGCATCATACCAAGTGGTAACTCGTCCTACAGAAATACATATCAACTAAATGCACAAGAAATACAAATACTCAATGATATTATTGATGATTCTATGAAAGCAATTTGGACGGGTAACGAAACCATAGACTTATTGCTGACATCAATAGATCAAAATAGAGTGTCGACTTCAACGTTTTGTAAGTTGAATGCCAAGTCGATTGTAGATAATGCGGTTGATAGTTTCAGTTATAAAAATGCAGCTGATAAAAGGCTAGTTTTCTTCGATATTAAGGAAGATTTTAGCTATTTCGGGAGTGACACACTTTTAAAGTATGTTGTATATAACCTCTTAAAGAACTCTTTCCGACATCGAGGAGCGGGTAAGTTCAACATTGTGATTAGCTCCAAGGCGACTGAGAATGGCAATAGTATCTTATTTAGAGATACGGGTATTGGGATTGAGCCTGAGCTTATAAAAAATATATTTGATGATTTTTATACCACGGGAAAAAACGGCACGTTTGGTTTAGGGTTGTCTTTTTGTAAGAAGGTAATGCGTTCATTTGGCGGCACGATAGTCTGTCGTTCAAGTGTTGGTGAATGGACGGAGTTTGAGTTGTGTTTCCCTAATTATTCCTCGACAGCGGTAAAAAATATCAAAACTGAGCTGGTCAAAGCAAAATCTGTGCTATTTATCGGAGATGAAAAATCAGATGTTGCAACTGAGCTTATAAAACTGCAAGGCATCACTCAGATGAAAGTCGAGTTTGTGAGTTTAGAGGATGCTTGTGAGAGAGATGAACATCACTTTGAATATAGTTTGATACTTATAGATGGCGAGTTTAATAGCAATGGCTGGTCGTTAATGTCACGCCTTGAAGGTAAGTTGGGATTCACTGAGGCTAGGATTGTGTTCCTCAACGAAGAGGATGCTACTCGTAACCTTTATTTCCAACGATATGTCAATATCGTTCTCAATAGCAGGGAAACGTTCATTAGCCAACCATTGGCTACGTTAGACTACCTATTGTTTGATTCTTTAGAAGATGATGAACCTGAACAGGCTTATAATGAAATCTCTACTAAGAAAACAGTCATGATTGTCGATGACAACCACTCATTGCGCTCGATTACTAGTATTATGCTTGAAAAACAAGGCTTACATGTAATACAAGCTGAAAACGGGCAGGTCGCCCTAGATGTTCTCGATGAAGAAGACGTCCACTTAATTCTTATGGATGTAGAGATGCCAGTACTCGATGGTTTATCTGCGACTCGGAAAATTCGTGAGTCAAACATGCCTTACTCATCGGTTCCAATCGTTGGTTATACCGGTGATAAAAGCGAAGAAACTGTCGTTCAGATCAACCAAAGTGGTATGAATGATTATATTGTTAAGCCAACGCCCAAAGATGAGTTAATTGATAAAGTAGCGACTTGGTTGTAG
- the cqsA gene encoding alpha-hydroxyketone-type quorum-sensing autoinducer synthase: protein MHLTQIKKSLPEFITKKHEHFIADRISSNTENHPVVCGGRPTSNDVVMQTNDYLCLHDHYEIQEAHIQGIRETKESLLMSGVYLLGEEKESDFESKLARHVGFESCLVAQSGWTANVNLLQAICDKDTNVYVDFFAHASLWEGARIAGAKVHMFMHNNIKHLKRQISRNGSGIILVDSIYSTVGTVAPLVDLVSLAYEFDCALVVDESHSLGTHGPRGAGLVAELGLTEHVDYITASLAKTYAYRAGVILANEKTNYCVPMVAFPAIFSSTMLPYELARLSKTHDVIVSSEKRRQTLNENAQYLNKELRSIGFAIQSESQIIGLETGDVENTIKVRNYFEENGVFGSVFAPPATPNNKHILRLSINAMHTKQDLDKVIEVCRSAWLNNDLIFY, encoded by the coding sequence ATGCACTTAACTCAGATTAAAAAGTCTCTCCCAGAATTTATTACTAAAAAGCATGAGCATTTTATTGCGGACAGGATCAGCTCGAATACAGAAAATCATCCTGTTGTTTGTGGCGGTCGACCAACTAGCAACGATGTTGTAATGCAAACAAATGACTACCTTTGCCTGCATGACCACTACGAAATTCAAGAAGCTCATATTCAGGGAATACGCGAAACCAAAGAAAGCTTACTCATGTCCGGTGTTTATTTGCTGGGCGAAGAAAAAGAGAGTGACTTCGAATCGAAATTGGCGCGTCATGTTGGGTTCGAAAGCTGCTTAGTTGCTCAGTCAGGCTGGACTGCGAATGTAAACCTTCTGCAAGCTATCTGCGACAAAGATACAAACGTCTACGTTGATTTCTTTGCCCATGCTTCATTGTGGGAAGGGGCACGCATTGCAGGGGCCAAGGTGCACATGTTTATGCACAACAATATCAAGCACCTGAAGCGTCAAATATCGAGAAACGGCAGCGGAATCATTCTTGTAGATTCTATTTACAGTACCGTTGGCACGGTTGCTCCACTGGTGGATCTCGTTTCGCTTGCCTACGAGTTTGATTGTGCCTTGGTCGTTGACGAATCTCATTCGCTAGGAACCCATGGTCCACGAGGGGCTGGTCTCGTTGCCGAGCTGGGGCTTACCGAGCATGTTGATTACATTACCGCGAGTCTCGCTAAAACATATGCCTATCGCGCTGGTGTTATTTTAGCCAATGAGAAAACCAACTATTGCGTGCCAATGGTCGCTTTTCCGGCAATTTTTAGTTCAACAATGCTGCCTTACGAACTCGCTCGACTAAGCAAAACACACGACGTCATCGTAAGCTCTGAGAAGAGACGACAAACACTCAACGAGAACGCTCAATACCTAAATAAGGAACTGCGTTCCATTGGCTTTGCCATTCAAAGTGAATCGCAAATCATAGGTTTGGAAACTGGTGATGTAGAAAACACGATTAAAGTAAGAAACTACTTTGAGGAAAACGGTGTGTTTGGCTCAGTGTTTGCCCCACCAGCGACACCTAACAATAAGCACATACTAAGATTATCCATCAATGCGATGCACACTAAGCAGGATCTCGATAAAGTCATAGAGGTTTGCCGATCAGCTTGGCTGAACAACGACCTTATCTTCTATTAA